A genomic segment from Elusimicrobiota bacterium encodes:
- a CDS encoding FtsW/RodA/SpoVE family cell cycle protein: MGREFISPILVGRTDEARAPLFYRLFGLDTMLLAAALLLVGLGTLVVYAALRGSPNFDLFWARHLAALTIGLSVGLIMIILPTALIAEACPVLYVASLALLSTVLLFGRVIHGSKSWFVMGPVQFQPSELAKFTTILYASYLAVRFRERDPLITIADRLKLVAACALPMILVLAQNDVSSALSFVFILAAYAWSLDLLAGGWIALLGLSGFGAFVFLLGHITAGLSIGELGQVSSFLMGLGFGPGATAGKWLIWALAMLAAAIAVFKLLQGLFVVSPRASWVWPFVVALALGASAGAGYSGWKTLKGYQKNRLISFLFPRADPLGSGYNITQSKIALGSGGFLGKGLLSGSQASLGFLPERHTDFAFASLGETMGFIGTTGALVLFGLLFWRLTRFTELAREEWGKLVALGLLSIWFGEVSINIAYVSGLFPILGIGLPFLSYGGSRLVVNALEMGLLLAVSRGFFVYRGQR, translated from the coding sequence ATGGGAAGAGAATTTATCAGCCCTATTTTAGTCGGACGCACTGATGAGGCCCGGGCGCCGTTGTTTTATCGCCTCTTCGGCCTCGACACCATGCTGTTGGCTGCGGCGCTTCTCTTGGTTGGCCTGGGCACCCTGGTTGTTTATGCTGCGTTGCGGGGTTCTCCTAATTTTGATCTATTTTGGGCCCGCCACCTGGCCGCCTTGACCATCGGATTATCCGTTGGTTTGATCATGATCATCCTGCCCACGGCCCTGATTGCCGAGGCTTGCCCGGTGTTGTATGTCGCGAGCCTGGCGCTGCTTTCGACGGTGCTGTTGTTCGGACGCGTTATTCATGGGTCCAAATCCTGGTTCGTGATGGGTCCTGTTCAATTTCAACCCAGCGAATTGGCCAAATTTACGACCATTCTCTACGCGTCTTATCTGGCGGTTCGTTTTCGCGAACGGGATCCGCTGATCACCATTGCGGACCGGCTTAAGCTCGTCGCCGCCTGCGCGCTGCCCATGATTTTGGTGCTCGCTCAAAACGATGTTTCCAGCGCGTTGAGTTTTGTTTTTATTTTGGCGGCGTACGCCTGGAGTTTGGATCTATTGGCCGGGGGCTGGATCGCGTTATTGGGTTTGTCCGGGTTCGGCGCCTTTGTTTTTTTGTTGGGCCATATCACGGCCGGACTTTCCATCGGCGAGCTTGGCCAAGTGTCTTCATTCTTGATGGGTTTGGGCTTCGGGCCGGGGGCCACGGCCGGCAAATGGCTGATCTGGGCGCTGGCCATGTTGGCGGCAGCCATCGCCGTTTTTAAATTGTTGCAGGGACTATTCGTCGTGTCCCCCAGGGCTTCCTGGGTTTGGCCGTTTGTTGTGGCCTTGGCGTTGGGGGCTTCGGCCGGCGCCGGTTACAGCGGCTGGAAAACGCTCAAAGGCTACCAGAAGAACCGTTTGATCAGTTTTTTGTTCCCGCGCGCCGATCCTTTGGGCTCCGGCTACAACATTACCCAGTCAAAAATCGCATTGGGTTCGGGCGGATTCCTGGGCAAAGGGCTGCTGTCGGGCTCTCAGGCCTCGCTCGGTTTTTTGCCGGAGCGCCACACTGATTTTGCCTTCGCTTCATTGGGGGAAACCATGGGTTTTATCGGCACCACCGGAGCCTTGGTGTTGTTCGGCCTTCTATTTTGGCGGTTGACCCGTTTTACGGAATTGGCGCGCGAGGAATGGGGGAAGCTGGTGGCCCTTGGGCTTTTAAGTATCTGGTTCGGCGAGGTGAGCATCAATATCGCCTATGTGTCGGGGCTGTTTCCTATTTTAGGCATCGGTTTGCCGTTTCTTTCTTACGGCGGTTCACGTTTGGTGGTCAATGCCCTGGAAATGGGATTGCTGCTGGCCGTGTCCCGCGGGTTTTTCGTTTATCGAGGCCAGCGATGA
- a CDS encoding DUF2344 domain-containing protein — protein MITQHREGILEKAAACSMRPSRYAGCEIGSIAAKPWPQGPGGRAALIWCASYERAMQDERLAVLYARLAQAGILVNRFTIPEADYREQLAQWGEPNPWFSLEHKQPLEAFDGFIVAAPEGSTALQEAAGRAAHERGLPLVLVPPGPLEEESVKRIVAMFKQGAVDSPAVERKMPLLLAYRSAESPQYRAHRASVRPRFARPTAYRAQCSRAGWSRFVSHLEQIQLLKSAVFLAGLPVALGEGKKPRAKMSFGPAVSVGWESQTEFFDMLLEEPLTMDEMAKNLGAALPPGYGLGKVQRIPAHFPSLEESANWAEYWVEEAGQSSLDWERLLVWFQRLSSAGAEPVVVRKEKPGKKVDLINAADVVGGVSLKSGGPNSSLGVKLSLRFGPKKNLKPEKILEIALGLEPRTIQTELKISRTALALELGSGRLRYL, from the coding sequence ATGATCACCCAGCACCGAGAGGGGATTCTTGAAAAAGCCGCGGCGTGTTCGATGCGGCCGTCGCGCTATGCGGGCTGCGAGATCGGTTCCATCGCCGCTAAACCATGGCCTCAGGGCCCGGGCGGACGCGCGGCGTTAATCTGGTGCGCCTCCTATGAGCGCGCCATGCAGGACGAGCGCCTGGCGGTTCTTTATGCGCGCTTAGCTCAAGCCGGAATTTTAGTCAACCGGTTTACCATCCCCGAGGCGGATTATCGGGAACAGTTGGCTCAATGGGGAGAGCCAAATCCGTGGTTTTCCTTGGAGCACAAACAGCCGCTGGAGGCGTTCGACGGTTTTATCGTGGCCGCTCCGGAGGGGTCCACGGCGCTTCAAGAAGCGGCCGGTCGCGCGGCCCACGAGCGTGGTCTTCCTCTCGTCCTCGTCCCCCCCGGTCCCTTGGAAGAGGAGTCGGTTAAGCGCATTGTGGCGATGTTCAAACAAGGCGCCGTTGATTCACCCGCCGTTGAGAGGAAAATGCCGCTGTTGCTGGCTTACCGAAGCGCGGAATCTCCTCAATACCGGGCGCACCGGGCGTCCGTTCGCCCTCGATTCGCGCGGCCGACCGCTTATCGCGCGCAATGCAGCCGCGCGGGCTGGTCGCGGTTCGTGTCCCATTTGGAGCAGATTCAGTTGTTGAAAAGCGCGGTTTTTTTAGCCGGCTTGCCCGTGGCCTTGGGCGAGGGGAAAAAACCAAGGGCCAAAATGAGTTTCGGCCCCGCGGTCAGCGTTGGGTGGGAATCTCAAACGGAATTTTTCGACATGCTCTTGGAGGAACCCCTGACGATGGATGAGATGGCGAAGAATTTGGGAGCCGCGCTGCCTCCGGGCTACGGTCTGGGAAAGGTTCAGCGCATCCCCGCGCATTTTCCTTCTCTCGAGGAAAGCGCTAATTGGGCGGAATATTGGGTTGAAGAGGCTGGCCAATCGTCGTTGGATTGGGAACGCCTGCTGGTTTGGTTTCAGCGGCTGTCTTCAGCCGGGGCCGAGCCGGTGGTGGTGCGCAAAGAAAAACCGGGGAAAAAAGTGGATTTGATCAATGCGGCCGACGTCGTTGGCGGGGTTAGCCTCAAATCCGGCGGCCCGAATTCCTCGTTGGGCGTCAAGCTTTCCCTGCGTTTCGGCCCCAAGAAGAATCTTAAGCCGGAAAAGATTTTAGAGATCGCTCTGGGTCTTGAACCTAGAACGATCCAAACGGAATTAAAAATCAGCCGCACGGCCTTGGCCCTTGAGCTTGGATCCGGCCGTTTGCGTTATTTATAG
- a CDS encoding rod shape-determining protein: protein MLDLFLGIFSNDMGIDLGTANTLVYVKNQGIVLREPSVVAIEKTTKQVLAIGSEAKRMLGKTPANIVAIRPLRNGVIADFEVTQAMIRHFIRRVHNRKSLLHPRVVIGIPSGITEVERRAVRDSAQQAGAREVYLIEEPMAAAIGADLPIEDPSANMIVDIGGGTTEVAIISMGGMVVSKSIDVAGDEMDEAIVQYFRKRYNLLIGETTAEDVKIQIGSVFPLGEEMSMEVKGRDQVTGLPRTITITSEEVRQALLVAVKTIVDTVKSALEETPAELAADLVDRGLVLAGGGSLLRGIPELISRETDLPVHLTPEPLDCVVLGTGKFLEELERFDNVRKRTFLAT, encoded by the coding sequence ATGCTTGATTTGTTTTTGGGCATTTTTTCAAACGATATGGGTATCGATTTGGGAACCGCCAACACCCTTGTTTACGTCAAAAATCAAGGCATTGTGTTGCGGGAACCTTCGGTCGTCGCTATTGAAAAAACGACCAAGCAAGTGTTAGCGATCGGCTCCGAGGCTAAACGCATGCTGGGGAAAACGCCGGCCAACATTGTGGCTATACGACCGTTGAGGAACGGCGTCATCGCGGATTTCGAAGTCACGCAGGCGATGATCCGCCATTTCATCAGGCGCGTGCACAACAGGAAGAGTTTGCTTCATCCCAGAGTCGTTATCGGCATCCCCTCAGGCATCACCGAGGTCGAACGCCGCGCCGTGCGCGATTCCGCGCAACAGGCGGGCGCGCGTGAAGTGTATCTCATCGAAGAGCCCATGGCCGCGGCCATCGGCGCTGATTTGCCGATCGAGGATCCCTCCGCCAACATGATCGTCGATATCGGCGGAGGCACGACGGAGGTGGCGATCATCTCCATGGGCGGAATGGTAGTGTCGAAATCCATCGATGTGGCCGGCGATGAAATGGACGAGGCCATCGTGCAGTATTTCAGGAAGCGATACAACTTGTTGATCGGTGAAACTACGGCCGAAGATGTCAAGATTCAAATCGGCTCCGTTTTTCCGCTGGGGGAGGAGATGTCGATGGAGGTCAAAGGCCGCGATCAGGTGACGGGATTGCCGAGGACGATTACCATCACTTCCGAAGAAGTGCGCCAGGCGTTGTTGGTGGCCGTTAAAACCATCGTAGATACTGTTAAATCCGCGCTTGAGGAAACGCCGGCGGAATTGGCCGCCGATCTGGTGGATCGCGGGTTAGTTTTGGCCGGCGGCGGATCGCTCTTGCGCGGCATCCCTGAGCTTATTTCCCGCGAAACGGACCTGCCGGTTCATTTGACGCCGGAACCATTGGATTGCGTGGTGCTGGGCACCGGAAAGTTTCTTGAAGAGCTTGAGCGCTTCGACAACGTCAGGAAGCGCACGTTCCTCGCGACATAA
- a CDS encoding S8 family peptidase — MRRIFHSFMWMLASPFLLSAAHVPDEILIKWANPPASSTWTVPGSGATIVKVKSVGTSGLELWRVAGQKPVETVLPYAAAQADQTRKRLAVSGPAAQAAALFGSDPAVLSYATNDYRYLLGRVPNDPLVASQYHLDMIRAFAGWEFDIGNSTPTTIAIIDTGVAIDHVDLSSASGKIWINPVDVPGGGDQDGNGRTDDFWGWDFADNDNNPADCLGHGTLVASAAGAATDNGTGAAGVSWGAKILPLKIFSAFGCNSASTADIIAAIDYAVWVSTAHRSYTGRTVINLSLGCPGSDACGAPCPPNNLEEDAMARALANNVPVIAAKGNCGNSVAVIPSDYAGVFGVGATNRTDSLASFSSIGSGVDLVAPGVDILGANRNGGFGNNGDDGTSFSAPIVAGAAALIFSVLPAATTTQVFNILTGGADDLGSAGRDDQFGHGRLNLLKSMRLARYGTLSGFDATTQAIALPNPFKAGDNRRATFSVPDDVVGPNIKVQVYDVSGSLIRELESASWDGKNENGFLVASGVYIFEVKTDKGSARGRVIVDAGE; from the coding sequence ATGAGAAGAATTTTTCATTCGTTTATGTGGATGCTGGCTTCGCCTTTTTTATTGTCGGCGGCGCATGTCCCGGATGAAATTTTAATCAAGTGGGCGAACCCTCCGGCCTCAAGCACATGGACCGTGCCCGGGTCGGGAGCGACCATCGTCAAGGTCAAATCGGTGGGCACCAGCGGGTTGGAGCTTTGGCGGGTGGCGGGTCAAAAACCTGTCGAAACCGTTCTGCCCTATGCTGCGGCCCAGGCCGATCAAACTCGCAAACGCTTGGCCGTCTCCGGACCGGCGGCCCAGGCCGCGGCCTTATTTGGTTCGGACCCCGCTGTTTTGTCTTATGCCACCAACGATTACCGCTATCTTTTGGGCCGCGTGCCCAATGATCCGTTGGTCGCCAGCCAGTACCATTTGGACATGATCCGCGCTTTTGCGGGGTGGGAATTCGATATCGGCAATTCGACGCCCACGACCATCGCGATTATCGATACCGGCGTGGCCATCGACCATGTGGATTTATCCTCGGCCTCGGGAAAAATTTGGATCAATCCCGTGGATGTGCCCGGCGGCGGGGATCAAGACGGCAACGGGCGCACGGATGATTTTTGGGGCTGGGATTTCGCGGACAACGACAACAACCCGGCGGATTGCCTGGGCCATGGAACCTTAGTGGCGTCCGCCGCCGGAGCAGCCACGGATAACGGCACGGGCGCAGCCGGCGTTTCTTGGGGAGCCAAAATTTTGCCGCTGAAGATTTTTTCCGCGTTCGGTTGCAATTCAGCGTCGACTGCGGATATTATCGCGGCCATCGATTACGCGGTTTGGGTATCCACGGCGCATCGTTCCTACACGGGCCGCACGGTGATTAATTTGTCATTAGGTTGCCCCGGTTCGGATGCTTGCGGCGCTCCTTGCCCGCCCAATAATTTGGAGGAAGATGCCATGGCCCGGGCCTTGGCCAATAATGTGCCGGTGATTGCGGCCAAGGGCAATTGCGGCAATTCCGTGGCCGTGATCCCTTCGGACTATGCCGGGGTTTTCGGCGTGGGCGCCACCAATAGAACCGACAGCCTGGCGTCTTTTTCCAGCATCGGTTCCGGTGTGGACTTGGTCGCTCCCGGAGTGGATATTTTAGGCGCTAATAGAAACGGCGGTTTCGGCAATAACGGCGACGACGGAACGTCGTTCTCGGCCCCGATTGTCGCCGGCGCCGCGGCCTTGATTTTTTCCGTTTTGCCGGCGGCCACGACCACTCAGGTGTTCAACATTTTAACCGGCGGGGCGGATGATTTGGGGTCTGCGGGGCGCGACGATCAATTCGGGCATGGCCGTTTGAATCTTTTAAAAAGCATGCGCCTCGCCCGTTACGGCACGCTGTCGGGTTTTGACGCAACCACTCAGGCTATCGCTTTGCCCAACCCTTTTAAAGCCGGCGACAACCGAAGGGCGACGTTCTCCGTTCCCGACGACGTCGTCGGCCCCAATATCAAAGTTCAGGTTTATGATGTCAGCGGAAGCCTCATACGCGAGCTTGAGAGCGCCTCTTGGGACGGCAAGAATGAAAACGGTTTCCTCGTGGCCAGCGGCGTGTATATTTTTGAGGTTAAAACGGACAAGGGCAGCGCGCGCGGCCGTGTGATCGTGGACGCCGGCGAGTAA
- a CDS encoding PHP domain-containing protein: MPRFDFHLHTHFSDGTLPPADLIAKLSQEGVDFFAITDHDSMRAHIGLETAALKGMRIFPGVEINTNAVGETLHILGFGRSLLNNAAFQEKLELFRESRRKRAGAIVDRLAALGVAITMEDVDAHAKESIGRPNIADALRKKGVVETREEAFHRFLLKGKPGYAPPLGPEPKEAIGAIAQAGGVAVLAHPGVAKINDERLAALVGMGLGGIEVYYPNHSPAQTRDYLAAARKYGLHATCGSDYHGPASGREEMIAFEFEERDFSDFLEAIN; encoded by the coding sequence ATGCCGCGATTTGATTTTCACCTGCACACGCATTTCTCGGACGGCACATTGCCGCCCGCCGATCTCATCGCTAAACTGAGCCAAGAAGGCGTTGATTTTTTTGCGATTACGGACCATGACTCCATGCGCGCGCATATCGGCCTTGAGACGGCTGCCTTGAAGGGCATGCGTATTTTTCCGGGCGTTGAAATCAACACCAATGCCGTGGGAGAAACGTTGCATATTTTGGGTTTCGGCCGTTCGCTCTTAAACAACGCGGCGTTTCAGGAGAAGCTTGAATTATTTCGCGAGTCCCGGCGCAAGCGCGCGGGGGCGATCGTGGATCGCTTGGCTGCTTTGGGCGTTGCGATCACGATGGAGGACGTCGACGCCCATGCCAAAGAAAGCATCGGCCGGCCCAATATCGCGGATGCGCTTAGGAAAAAAGGCGTGGTTGAAACGAGAGAAGAAGCCTTCCATCGTTTTTTATTAAAGGGTAAACCCGGTTACGCGCCGCCTTTGGGCCCGGAACCCAAGGAAGCGATCGGCGCCATTGCCCAAGCCGGCGGCGTGGCCGTGCTGGCCCATCCGGGCGTGGCTAAAATTAACGACGAACGTTTGGCCGCTTTGGTGGGCATGGGTTTGGGCGGCATCGAGGTTTATTACCCGAATCACAGTCCTGCTCAAACCCGGGATTATTTGGCCGCGGCCAGAAAATACGGCTTGCACGCCACCTGCGGCTCCGATTATCACGGCCCGGCCAGCGGACGCGAGGAAATGATCGCTTTCGAATTCGAGGAGCGGGATTTTTCAGATTTTCTTGAAGCCATCAATTGA
- a CDS encoding 4Fe-4S binding protein — protein sequence MPYVITEKCLGERYATCQGVCPVECIHSGEHKGQVFMIIDPDVCIDCGVCLPECPIGAIVSSVDEDPAGAALNKELTPSFKGSPKPEVRPPNDPPKKPGNKLVK from the coding sequence ATGCCATATGTGATTACTGAAAAATGCCTCGGCGAGCGTTATGCAACATGCCAGGGCGTCTGTCCCGTGGAATGCATTCACTCCGGAGAACACAAGGGTCAGGTTTTCATGATTATCGATCCCGATGTCTGCATCGATTGCGGGGTTTGTTTGCCGGAATGCCCGATCGGCGCCATTGTTTCAAGCGTTGATGAAGACCCGGCCGGGGCCGCGCTCAACAAGGAGTTGACGCCCTCGTTTAAAGGCAGCCCCAAGCCTGAAGTTCGGCCGCCGAACGATCCTCCCAAGAAACCGGGGAACAAGCTGGTTAAATAA
- the mrdA gene encoding penicillin-binding protein 2, producing MRFLILIFVGVFALRLFLLQIVSGEKYSILAERNRFQIFYRQAPRGAILDRTGYPLASNVGVFNLYFNPRLLLEEPDKRVEAVSAILNLKKQDLDKEIALARSGGRTQLVARQIAPEAAFRFMERQEAFPEFFLASESLRYYPLGEAFSHVLGYLTRIKSRAQYERLKDLGYRFDSWLGGYGLEKNFEEYLKGTDGAVLIEVDVRGRPINRGVDTLREGHSGSGGLRLIEDAYPGQDMALTVDHRLLMTAYAALRDSPSGAGSVVGLDPLTGRVLVLVSTPGFDPNAYIRLDSGEDEAGRAEFPRALTGLYPAGSTFKVVTSVAALEKGIDPGRRYNCTGKFALPGRVFRCWKEEGHGSCDLVEGLKHSCDVYFYNAGLFAGGESISAWAMKFSLGRSMFVREFPEWSKQGFIPTPAWKEEKKRSSWYPGDTLNLSIGQGEVLVTPLQLAALFSLVATRGRLPQPYIVEVVGDVSSGALGLTAQKTPIQVGGLSAKTWELVEAGLRAVVDGGTGRGANIPNRAIFGKTGTSQNPLGKDHALFACYLKDDQGTPRLALGVIIEHGGQGSTAAVPVARRVLEEFIRIEPDFAKTETGASAPL from the coding sequence ATGAGATTTCTCATTTTGATTTTTGTGGGCGTTTTTGCCTTGAGGCTGTTTTTGCTTCAAATCGTTTCCGGGGAGAAATACAGCATCCTCGCCGAGCGCAACCGTTTTCAAATTTTTTACCGCCAGGCGCCGCGCGGCGCGATCCTCGATCGCACGGGGTATCCTCTGGCGTCCAATGTCGGGGTGTTCAATTTATATTTTAATCCGCGTTTGCTGCTGGAGGAACCCGACAAGCGCGTAGAAGCGGTCAGCGCCATCCTCAACCTTAAGAAACAGGATTTGGACAAGGAGATCGCTCTGGCGCGTTCCGGCGGACGCACTCAGCTCGTGGCCAGGCAAATCGCGCCGGAGGCCGCGTTTCGGTTCATGGAGCGTCAAGAGGCGTTCCCGGAATTTTTTCTGGCTTCGGAATCCCTCCGGTATTACCCGTTGGGGGAAGCGTTCTCTCATGTGCTGGGCTATTTGACGCGCATTAAATCACGCGCTCAATACGAGCGGCTCAAAGACCTGGGCTACCGTTTTGATTCGTGGTTGGGCGGCTACGGTCTTGAAAAAAATTTTGAAGAATATTTGAAGGGCACGGACGGGGCCGTTCTCATCGAGGTGGATGTGCGCGGTCGCCCCATCAATCGAGGGGTAGACACCCTGCGCGAAGGCCATTCCGGAAGCGGGGGGCTTCGGTTGATCGAGGACGCTTATCCCGGCCAGGACATGGCCTTAACCGTGGATCATCGTTTGCTCATGACGGCTTATGCGGCCTTGCGCGATTCGCCTTCGGGCGCGGGATCCGTCGTTGGGTTGGACCCGTTGACCGGGCGTGTTTTGGTGTTGGTGTCCACGCCCGGATTCGATCCCAACGCTTACATCCGGCTTGATTCCGGCGAAGATGAAGCCGGCCGGGCCGAATTCCCCAGAGCATTGACCGGGCTTTATCCTGCGGGCAGCACGTTCAAGGTGGTGACGTCCGTCGCGGCTCTCGAAAAAGGCATCGATCCCGGACGCCGGTACAATTGCACGGGTAAATTTGCTTTACCCGGGCGGGTTTTCCGTTGTTGGAAAGAAGAGGGGCACGGATCTTGCGATTTAGTCGAAGGATTGAAACATTCCTGCGACGTTTATTTTTATAACGCCGGCCTCTTTGCCGGCGGCGAATCCATCAGTGCCTGGGCGATGAAATTTTCTTTGGGACGGAGCATGTTCGTGCGCGAATTTCCGGAATGGTCCAAGCAGGGGTTTATCCCTACGCCCGCATGGAAAGAGGAGAAAAAGCGATCGTCTTGGTATCCAGGGGACACTCTTAATCTGTCCATCGGCCAGGGCGAGGTGTTGGTCACGCCCTTGCAGTTGGCGGCTTTGTTTTCATTGGTGGCGACGCGCGGGCGCCTGCCGCAGCCCTATATCGTCGAAGTCGTGGGCGATGTCTCCAGCGGCGCCTTGGGTTTGACCGCGCAGAAAACCCCGATTCAAGTCGGCGGCTTATCCGCCAAGACTTGGGAATTAGTTGAAGCCGGACTTCGAGCCGTGGTCGACGGCGGGACCGGGCGTGGAGCTAATATCCCCAACAGGGCCATTTTCGGCAAAACCGGAACATCGCAGAACCCGTTGGGGAAAGATCATGCCCTATTCGCCTGTTATTTAAAAGACGATCAGGGGACCCCGCGCTTAGCCTTGGGCGTAATCATCGAACACGGGGGGCAAGGCTCGACCGCGGCCGTTCCGGTGGCCCGCCGGGTGCTTGAAGAATTCATTCGCATTGAGCCTGATTTCGCAAAAACGGAGACCGGAGCCTCCGCGCCTTTATAG
- the trxB gene encoding thioredoxin-disulfide reductase, giving the protein MASREKCLIVGSGCAGLTAGIYAARSGLEPLIIGGLVPGGQLMLTSDVENFPGFEKPVVGPDLMENMRRQAARLGVRFLNDQIEKVDFKRHPFAVQTSDGKDFDALTLIVATGANAKWLGLPSEGKYRGKGVSACAVCDGFFFKGKELVVVGGGDTAMEEATFLTQFASGVTVVHRRDKLRASSAMEEKARHNPKISFMWDSAVEEVLGDDLVTGVRLKNLKTGKAQNVPCGGLFIAIGHEPATSFLKGHLPLNDKGYIQVLEGSWVKTSAGGVFAAGDCVDFRYRQAVTAAGFGCMAAMEARWWLEEKNLL; this is encoded by the coding sequence ATGGCTTCAAGGGAAAAGTGTTTGATCGTCGGCAGCGGCTGTGCGGGTTTGACGGCCGGCATTTACGCGGCGCGTTCGGGCCTCGAGCCGTTGATCATCGGCGGCTTGGTGCCGGGCGGGCAATTGATGCTGACTTCCGACGTTGAGAATTTTCCCGGATTCGAGAAGCCGGTTGTGGGCCCGGATTTGATGGAGAACATGCGCCGCCAGGCGGCCCGTTTGGGCGTGCGCTTTTTAAACGACCAGATAGAAAAAGTGGATTTTAAAAGGCATCCGTTTGCGGTTCAGACTTCCGACGGCAAGGATTTCGATGCCCTGACCCTGATCGTGGCCACCGGCGCCAATGCCAAGTGGCTGGGCCTTCCTTCCGAGGGCAAATATCGGGGCAAGGGCGTGTCCGCATGCGCGGTGTGCGACGGTTTTTTCTTTAAAGGCAAGGAATTGGTGGTGGTCGGCGGCGGCGACACGGCCATGGAAGAAGCCACATTCTTGACCCAATTCGCTTCCGGCGTGACGGTCGTTCATCGCCGCGACAAACTGCGCGCATCGTCGGCCATGGAAGAAAAGGCCCGGCACAACCCGAAAATCAGTTTCATGTGGGACTCCGCGGTTGAGGAAGTTTTAGGCGACGATTTGGTCACCGGCGTACGTTTGAAGAATTTGAAGACGGGTAAAGCCCAGAACGTACCGTGCGGCGGGCTCTTTATCGCCATCGGCCATGAGCCCGCGACGTCTTTTTTAAAAGGCCACCTGCCGTTGAACGACAAGGGCTATATTCAGGTTCTCGAGGGTTCCTGGGTTAAAACTTCGGCGGGCGGTGTTTTTGCCGCGGGCGATTGCGTGGATTTTCGCTACCGCCAGGCGGTCACGGCCGCAGGCTTCGGCTGCATGGCGGCCATGGAAGCGCGCTGGTGGCTTGAGGAAAAAAATCTGCTCTGA
- a CDS encoding Rne/Rng family ribonuclease has protein sequence MSKVEIVANSSAEETRIALIEDGRLAEFFWERKSASSQFLVGNIYCGRVANVLPGMDAAFVNIGYEKNAYLYITDVLIQDRGKPIDHILKKDQKVMVQVIKDTIGTKGMKITMNVNIPGRYLVLTPYQRQVHVSKHLEDPGEHERLAEAVTSALPAHIGAIVRTEAEGVSSEEIKREAKYLMKLWDTIHKKFEHADGPRLLYKELDLAHQVARDILSEDVAVYLVDSPQVYRDLEAFVEEVAPHLKNRLMLYNKRPPIFGAFGIETELVKMLRTHIPLKSGGVIVVQEAESITMIDVNTARFVGATTQEETVTQTNIEAAQEVARQLRLRNIGGIIVIDFIDMRREVNRRKVLEAFRQALKNDRAKVKIHPITKLGLVEMTRERKRESNVVFLTDACETCQGSGRVLSKETLLLKVGRELGNLLEGRAVNAVRINVPPPMARYLKENQQRFEGALNGKASRIAIQEDMNLPWEEYKIVLE, from the coding sequence ATGTCAAAAGTTGAAATCGTCGCTAATTCGTCAGCCGAGGAAACGCGCATCGCGTTGATCGAGGACGGCCGTTTGGCCGAATTTTTTTGGGAGCGAAAAAGCGCCTCCAGCCAGTTTTTGGTCGGCAATATTTATTGCGGACGGGTGGCCAATGTGCTTCCGGGCATGGACGCGGCGTTCGTCAATATCGGTTACGAAAAGAACGCTTATCTTTATATCACCGATGTGCTGATTCAGGATCGGGGCAAACCGATCGATCATATTTTGAAAAAGGATCAAAAAGTCATGGTTCAGGTGATCAAGGATACCATCGGCACCAAGGGCATGAAAATCACCATGAACGTGAATATCCCCGGACGCTACCTGGTGCTGACGCCCTATCAGCGCCAGGTGCATGTCTCCAAGCATCTGGAGGATCCGGGGGAGCATGAGCGTCTGGCCGAGGCCGTGACGTCGGCTTTGCCCGCGCATATCGGAGCGATCGTGCGCACTGAAGCGGAGGGCGTTTCCAGCGAAGAAATCAAGCGCGAAGCAAAATATTTGATGAAGCTGTGGGACACGATTCACAAAAAATTCGAGCATGCCGACGGACCGCGCCTTCTTTATAAAGAGCTTGATTTGGCTCATCAGGTGGCGCGCGACATTCTCAGCGAGGACGTCGCGGTTTATTTGGTGGATTCGCCTCAGGTGTATCGAGATTTGGAAGCGTTTGTGGAAGAGGTGGCGCCGCATTTAAAAAATCGCCTGATGCTTTACAATAAGCGCCCACCCATCTTCGGCGCGTTCGGCATCGAAACCGAATTGGTGAAAATGCTCAGAACGCATATACCGCTTAAATCAGGCGGCGTGATCGTAGTTCAAGAGGCCGAATCCATCACCATGATCGACGTCAATACCGCCCGTTTCGTCGGGGCCACGACCCAGGAAGAAACCGTGACTCAGACCAATATCGAAGCGGCTCAGGAAGTGGCGCGCCAATTGAGGCTCAGGAATATCGGCGGCATCATCGTTATTGATTTCATCGACATGCGCCGGGAGGTCAATCGACGCAAGGTGCTGGAAGCCTTTCGTCAGGCGTTGAAAAACGACCGCGCCAAGGTCAAAATTCACCCCATCACAAAATTGGGCCTGGTGGAAATGACCCGCGAGCGCAAGAGGGAATCGAATGTGGTTTTTTTGACCGATGCCTGCGAAACCTGTCAAGGTTCCGGGCGCGTGCTTTCCAAGGAGACGCTGTTGCTCAAAGTCGGCCGGGAGCTGGGCAATCTGCTTGAAGGGCGTGCGGTCAATGCCGTGCGCATTAATGTGCCGCCGCCCATGGCTCGGTACTTAAAGGAAAATCAGCAGCGTTTTGAAGGCGCTCTAAACGGCAAGGCCAGTCGCATCGCCATCCAAGAGGACATGAATCTTCCTTGGGAAGAATATAAGATTGTTCTGGAATGA